A region from the Musa acuminata AAA Group cultivar baxijiao chromosome BXJ1-10, Cavendish_Baxijiao_AAA, whole genome shotgun sequence genome encodes:
- the LOC135581988 gene encoding uncharacterized protein LOC135581988 isoform X3: MICSNPDCLYLHDIGSQDDSFTKDEVISAYTRSRVPQIASNSSQRRSGIVLPPPADDSSNSITASARNYIKSPSNIASTQVKGSPPSSSAGKPTVLPAGASWGLRSSNCRPPTASAACSQVPFAKQKVETVGNSCLPPTSTESTNHPSAWNEVVPTSKVPEGQILTITKLPSLLMESTKQYCSWHDDVDMASKVTESRDSPQISDASQPDEPLSPSPRVVTSSDCSSRFSSWDDGINMTSKVGEENQMAHSDDGFRQLEYLTPVIEKQCQASVSDVSTVDVSGVTRISQLSSNFVHCLPVSAPEDKETSIHVNGDNSKPTNSTSSKGFDRQFGRSDFDRATQGSSTINEATHSLCSSFSSVRLDSHDRLGRLNVNQNLISDSDSLTPVIPLCNVSDPAPWSKASQLLDKHGGNESKDQSTEPLKEKLISAVNSKDRVILPSDDKVFLGNVDRLSSSPYANHSHNSGNCSSSTSSNTDAQNKQTPRADRNLEMCSFPLGEYALSNGCDDQSSSPRESFRCPEMNCNEEKVKSSGRVDDIAYNNKYATVNLKGESSIISDILSLDVDPWDDSSNTVNSFASLLGETEKQERSFKLLSSWKSNNSNQSRFSFARQESQGNIVQPIRSEVYAQKFCSSSHDSYESGLQNGILFNTFEAPNTNIMSNPVISPDKAASTSRSKISAPPGFSAPNRVPPPGFSSQDRFYETHEAALSENHLVGSPAGNRYQSHIAGNPGDVELIDPAILAVGKGRMSLGIDNLGLGLKSTFPVQSSPSDNDLRLHLLKQQSLSSYQNLSIPDCVGDRFLPLRDAYITSQLSAENHSSLSPIVQMSLQQLRNSQLLNKQWDGFNDLWTGSDMGMSEVMRNERFGLSNFYSSNEDKKLHFPNGDLYNREFRM, encoded by the exons ATG ATCTGCAGCAATCCGGATTGTCTGTATTTGCATGATATAGGTAGCCAAGACGATAGTTTCACAAAGGATGAGGTTATTTCAGCTTATACAAG GAGTAGGGTTCCACAAATTGCTTCAAATAGTTCTCAAAGGCGTTCAGGAATTGTTTTGCCTCCTCCAGCTGATGATTCTTCAAACAGTATAACTGCTTCAGCCAGAAATTACATCAAGAGCCCTTCAAAT ATTGCTTCAACCCAGGTCAAAGGTTCTCCTCCTAGTAGCAGTGCTGGGAAGCCCACGGTTCTTCCTGCTGGTGCTTCATG GGGGCTCCGAAGTTCAAACTGCCGGCCTCCAACTGCAAGTGCAGCATGCTCTCAAGTTCCCTTTGCAAAACAAAAGGTAGAGACGGTTGGTAATTCGTGTTTGCCTCCTACATCGACTGAAAGCACAAATCATCCTTCTGCATGGAATGAAGTAGTTCCAACATCAAAGGTGCCTGAAGGCCAGATTTTGACAATTACTAAGTTGCCTTCTCTGTTAATGGAAAGCACAAAGCAGTATTGTTCATGGCATGATGACGTAGATATGGCATCAAAAGTGACTGAAAGCAGAGACTCTCCGCAAATTAGTGATGCATCTCAGCCTGATGAACCTTTGAGTCCATCACCAAGAGTAGTAACATCTAGTGATTGTTCCTCCAGATTTTCTTCATGGGATGATGGCATAAACATGACGTCCAAGGTTGGTGAAGAAAACCAAATGGCACATTCTGATGATGGGTTTAGACAACTAGAATATCTAACACCTGTTATTGAAAAGCAGTGCCAAGCATCTGTCTCAGATGTATCAACTGTAGATGTCTCAGGTGTAACTCGTATTTCCCAGTTATCATCGAATTTCGTGCATTGCCTTCCAGTCAGCGCACCTGAAGACAAGGAAACATCCATTCATGTGAATGGTGACAACTCAAAGCCAACAAATAGTACAAGTTCTAAAGGTTTTGATAGACAATTTGGCAGGTCTGATTTTGATAGGGCTACACAAGGTTCTAGTACTATCAATGAGGCAACACATAGTTTATGCTCGAGTTTCTCTTCAGTTAGACTAGATAGCCATGATAGGCTGGGTCGATTAAATGTGAACCAGAACCTTATTTCAGATTCTGATAGCCTTACACCTGTAATACCTTTGTGTAATGTCTCAGATCCAGCTCCTTGGAGTAAAGCCTCTCAGTTGCTTGATAAACATGGTGGGAATGAGTCAAAGGATCAGAGTACTGAGCCACTGAAGGAAAAGCTGATTTCTGCAGTTAATAGTAAGGACAGAGTCATACTTCCTAGTGATGATAAAGTATTTCTAGGTAATGTTGATCGCCTGTCATCTTCACCTTATGCAAATCATTCACACAATAGTGGCAATTGTTCAAGTTCTACTTCTTCAAACACAGATGCCCAAAATAAGCAAACCCCAAGAGCTGACAGAAATCTGGAGATGTGTTCGTTTCCTTTAGGAGAATATGCCTTGTCCAATGGTTGCGATGATCAAAGCAGTTCACCCAGGGAGAGTTTTAGGTGTCCTGAGATGAACTGCAATGAAGAAAAAGTGAAATCTTCAGGAAGAGTTGATGATATAGCCTATAATAACAAATACGCAACTGTAAATTTAAAGGGGGAGAGCAGCATCATTTCAGATATACTGTCACTAGATGTTGACCCATGGGATGACTCATCAAACACAGTTAACAGTTTTGCTAGTCTTCTTGGTGAAACTGAAAAACAGGAAAGGTCTTTTAAATTATTGAGTTCATGGAAATCCAACAACAGCAACCAATCTAGATTTTCATTTGCCAGGCAAGAAAGCCAAGGGAATATAGTGCAACCTATCAGAAGTGAGGTCTATGCACAGAAGTTTTGCTCCTCGTCACATGATTCATATGAAAGTGGGCTTCAAAATGGAATTTTGTTCAATACTTTTGAGGCACCCAACACTAACATCATGAGCAACCCTGTCATCTCACCAGATAAGGCTGCTA GTACTTCAAGGTCTAAGATATCAGCACCACCTGGATTTTCAGCTCCAAACAGAGTTCCTCCTCCAGGTTTTTCTTCTCAAGATAGATTTTATGAAACACATGAGGCAGCGTTGTCAG AAAATCATCTGGTTGGTAGTCCAGCTGGAAATCGTTATCAGTCACATATAGCTGGAAATCCTGGTGATGTAGAACTTATTGATCCAGCAATTTTGGCTGTCGGCAAGGGACGAATGTCACTTGGAATAGATAATTTAGGTTTGGGCCTTAAATCTACATTTCCTGTGCAGAGTAGCCCTTCAGATAATGACCTGAGACTTCATTTATTGAAGCAGCAGTCTCTCTCTTCTTATCAGAACTTGAGCATACCAGATTGTGTGGGAGATAGATTTTTGCCATTACGTGATGCATATATCACATCTCAACTTTCAGCAGAAAACCACTCTAGTCTTTCTCCAATAGTGCAGATGTCACTTCAACAACTGAGAAATTCACAATTGTTGAATAAACAGTGGGATGGCTTTAATGATTTATGGACTGGAAGTGATATGGGTATGAGTGAAGTCATGAGGAATGAAAGATTTGGGCTTAGCAACTTCTATTCTAGCAATGAGGACAAAAAACTTCATTTCCCAAATGGTGATCTATATAACAGGGAATTCAGGATGTAA
- the LOC135581988 gene encoding uncharacterized protein LOC135581988 isoform X2 has product MFWYNEILPCLVEKYGSQDDSFTKDEVISAYTRSRVPQIASNSSQRRSGIVLPPPADDSSNSITASARNYIKSPSNIASTQVKGSPPSSSAGKPTVLPAGASWGLRSSNCRPPTASAACSQVPFAKQKVETVGNSCLPPTSTESTNHPSAWNEVVPTSKVPEGQILTITKLPSLLMESTKQYCSWHDDVDMASKVTESRDSPQISDASQPDEPLSPSPRVVTSSDCSSRFSSWDDGINMTSKVGEENQMAHSDDGFRQLEYLTPVIEKQCQASVSDVSTVDVSGVTRISQLSSNFVHCLPVSAPEDKETSIHVNGDNSKPTNSTSSKGFDRQFGRSDFDRATQGSSTINEATHSLCSSFSSVRLDSHDRLGRLNVNQNLISDSDSLTPVIPLCNVSDPAPWSKASQLLDKHGGNESKDQSTEPLKEKLISAVNSKDRVILPSDDKVFLGNVDRLSSSPYANHSHNSGNCSSSTSSNTDAQNKQTPRADRNLEMCSFPLGEYALSNGCDDQSSSPRESFRCPEMNCNEEKVKSSGRVDDIAYNNKYATVNLKGESSIISDILSLDVDPWDDSSNTVNSFASLLGETEKQERSFKLLSSWKSNNSNQSRFSFARQESQGNIVQPIRSEVYAQKFCSSSHDSYESGLQNGILFNTFEAPNTNIMSNPVISPDKAASTSRSKISAPPGFSAPNRVPPPGFSSQDRFYETHEAALSENHLVGSPAGNRYQSHIAGNPGDVELIDPAILAVGKGRMSLGIDNLGLGLKSTFPVQSSPSDNDLRLHLLKQQSLSSYQNLSIPDCVGDRFLPLRDAYITSQLSAENHSSLSPIVQMSLQQLRNSQLLNKQWDGFNDLWTGSDMGMSEVMRNERFGLSNFYSSNEDKKLHFPNGDLYNREFRM; this is encoded by the exons ATGTTTTGGTACAACGAAATATTGCCATGCTTGGTTGAGAAATATG GTAGCCAAGACGATAGTTTCACAAAGGATGAGGTTATTTCAGCTTATACAAG GAGTAGGGTTCCACAAATTGCTTCAAATAGTTCTCAAAGGCGTTCAGGAATTGTTTTGCCTCCTCCAGCTGATGATTCTTCAAACAGTATAACTGCTTCAGCCAGAAATTACATCAAGAGCCCTTCAAAT ATTGCTTCAACCCAGGTCAAAGGTTCTCCTCCTAGTAGCAGTGCTGGGAAGCCCACGGTTCTTCCTGCTGGTGCTTCATG GGGGCTCCGAAGTTCAAACTGCCGGCCTCCAACTGCAAGTGCAGCATGCTCTCAAGTTCCCTTTGCAAAACAAAAGGTAGAGACGGTTGGTAATTCGTGTTTGCCTCCTACATCGACTGAAAGCACAAATCATCCTTCTGCATGGAATGAAGTAGTTCCAACATCAAAGGTGCCTGAAGGCCAGATTTTGACAATTACTAAGTTGCCTTCTCTGTTAATGGAAAGCACAAAGCAGTATTGTTCATGGCATGATGACGTAGATATGGCATCAAAAGTGACTGAAAGCAGAGACTCTCCGCAAATTAGTGATGCATCTCAGCCTGATGAACCTTTGAGTCCATCACCAAGAGTAGTAACATCTAGTGATTGTTCCTCCAGATTTTCTTCATGGGATGATGGCATAAACATGACGTCCAAGGTTGGTGAAGAAAACCAAATGGCACATTCTGATGATGGGTTTAGACAACTAGAATATCTAACACCTGTTATTGAAAAGCAGTGCCAAGCATCTGTCTCAGATGTATCAACTGTAGATGTCTCAGGTGTAACTCGTATTTCCCAGTTATCATCGAATTTCGTGCATTGCCTTCCAGTCAGCGCACCTGAAGACAAGGAAACATCCATTCATGTGAATGGTGACAACTCAAAGCCAACAAATAGTACAAGTTCTAAAGGTTTTGATAGACAATTTGGCAGGTCTGATTTTGATAGGGCTACACAAGGTTCTAGTACTATCAATGAGGCAACACATAGTTTATGCTCGAGTTTCTCTTCAGTTAGACTAGATAGCCATGATAGGCTGGGTCGATTAAATGTGAACCAGAACCTTATTTCAGATTCTGATAGCCTTACACCTGTAATACCTTTGTGTAATGTCTCAGATCCAGCTCCTTGGAGTAAAGCCTCTCAGTTGCTTGATAAACATGGTGGGAATGAGTCAAAGGATCAGAGTACTGAGCCACTGAAGGAAAAGCTGATTTCTGCAGTTAATAGTAAGGACAGAGTCATACTTCCTAGTGATGATAAAGTATTTCTAGGTAATGTTGATCGCCTGTCATCTTCACCTTATGCAAATCATTCACACAATAGTGGCAATTGTTCAAGTTCTACTTCTTCAAACACAGATGCCCAAAATAAGCAAACCCCAAGAGCTGACAGAAATCTGGAGATGTGTTCGTTTCCTTTAGGAGAATATGCCTTGTCCAATGGTTGCGATGATCAAAGCAGTTCACCCAGGGAGAGTTTTAGGTGTCCTGAGATGAACTGCAATGAAGAAAAAGTGAAATCTTCAGGAAGAGTTGATGATATAGCCTATAATAACAAATACGCAACTGTAAATTTAAAGGGGGAGAGCAGCATCATTTCAGATATACTGTCACTAGATGTTGACCCATGGGATGACTCATCAAACACAGTTAACAGTTTTGCTAGTCTTCTTGGTGAAACTGAAAAACAGGAAAGGTCTTTTAAATTATTGAGTTCATGGAAATCCAACAACAGCAACCAATCTAGATTTTCATTTGCCAGGCAAGAAAGCCAAGGGAATATAGTGCAACCTATCAGAAGTGAGGTCTATGCACAGAAGTTTTGCTCCTCGTCACATGATTCATATGAAAGTGGGCTTCAAAATGGAATTTTGTTCAATACTTTTGAGGCACCCAACACTAACATCATGAGCAACCCTGTCATCTCACCAGATAAGGCTGCTA GTACTTCAAGGTCTAAGATATCAGCACCACCTGGATTTTCAGCTCCAAACAGAGTTCCTCCTCCAGGTTTTTCTTCTCAAGATAGATTTTATGAAACACATGAGGCAGCGTTGTCAG AAAATCATCTGGTTGGTAGTCCAGCTGGAAATCGTTATCAGTCACATATAGCTGGAAATCCTGGTGATGTAGAACTTATTGATCCAGCAATTTTGGCTGTCGGCAAGGGACGAATGTCACTTGGAATAGATAATTTAGGTTTGGGCCTTAAATCTACATTTCCTGTGCAGAGTAGCCCTTCAGATAATGACCTGAGACTTCATTTATTGAAGCAGCAGTCTCTCTCTTCTTATCAGAACTTGAGCATACCAGATTGTGTGGGAGATAGATTTTTGCCATTACGTGATGCATATATCACATCTCAACTTTCAGCAGAAAACCACTCTAGTCTTTCTCCAATAGTGCAGATGTCACTTCAACAACTGAGAAATTCACAATTGTTGAATAAACAGTGGGATGGCTTTAATGATTTATGGACTGGAAGTGATATGGGTATGAGTGAAGTCATGAGGAATGAAAGATTTGGGCTTAGCAACTTCTATTCTAGCAATGAGGACAAAAAACTTCATTTCCCAAATGGTGATCTATATAACAGGGAATTCAGGATGTAA